A portion of the Edaphobacter lichenicola genome contains these proteins:
- a CDS encoding energy transducer TonB, producing MFEDSLVESRVLPISSTKRWTALASISLQFAVAAVVIALPLLQPEAMQFHEDSPKVLLPLLPKPPAPPVRVERVTNSSSVTSPDLPRTITISSLLPTTRGDVNDEPALVAIDPGMGTPSGLPAGLDVGESVLHPSLTIAPTRAANKMLHVSSGVSAGMLIAPIRPVYPAIAKAAHVEGTVVVEAVISRTGTIESLHVISGPAMLQTAAIEAIRAARYQPYRLNGDATEVQTTITVNFRLGA from the coding sequence ATGTTTGAGGACAGTCTTGTCGAGTCGCGTGTACTCCCTATCTCTTCGACGAAACGTTGGACAGCCTTGGCGTCGATCAGCTTGCAGTTTGCGGTTGCCGCAGTGGTGATTGCGCTGCCCTTGCTGCAACCGGAGGCGATGCAGTTCCACGAGGATTCGCCGAAGGTTCTGTTGCCCCTGCTGCCGAAACCTCCCGCGCCGCCCGTGCGTGTGGAGCGAGTCACCAACTCGTCGAGCGTCACTTCGCCAGATTTGCCTCGGACGATCACGATTTCGTCGCTGCTGCCCACAACGCGCGGCGACGTAAACGATGAACCTGCTCTCGTTGCAATCGATCCTGGAATGGGGACGCCGTCTGGATTGCCAGCGGGACTCGATGTCGGCGAGAGCGTGTTACACCCGAGCTTGACGATCGCTCCAACACGGGCAGCAAATAAAATGCTTCACGTCTCGTCCGGGGTGTCAGCGGGAATGCTCATCGCTCCGATTCGACCTGTCTACCCAGCGATCGCGAAGGCTGCACACGTCGAAGGAACGGTGGTTGTGGAAGCCGTGATCTCTCGGACGGGCACGATTGAAAGTCTGCATGTGATCAGCGGACCCGCAATGTTGCAAACCGCTGCGATCGAGGCGATACGAGCAGCTCGTTACCAACCCTACCGCTTGAATGGTGACGCGACAGAAGTCCAGACCACCATTACGGTGAACTTTCGCTTGGGAGCCTGA
- a CDS encoding NuoI/complex I 23 kDa subunit family protein, whose product MSIVRDAAAIAKGMSITLKQAFQPTEVENYPDGKGPMRGAKFQERFRGKHQLQRDENGLEKCVACFLCAAACPSNCIYIEAAENTEEKRISSAERYAKVYNIDYNRCIFCGYCVEACPTDAITHGHGFELASLNATSLVMRKEDLLIQTPVLPDAVRSDKDTAEILA is encoded by the coding sequence ATGTCTATCGTCCGCGACGCCGCAGCCATTGCCAAGGGAATGAGCATCACGCTGAAGCAGGCCTTCCAGCCCACCGAAGTCGAGAACTATCCTGACGGCAAAGGCCCTATGCGCGGAGCCAAGTTTCAGGAGCGCTTCCGTGGAAAGCACCAGCTCCAGCGCGACGAAAACGGCTTGGAAAAGTGTGTGGCCTGCTTTCTTTGCGCCGCCGCCTGCCCCTCGAACTGCATCTACATCGAGGCCGCAGAGAACACCGAAGAGAAGCGAATCTCCAGCGCCGAGCGCTACGCCAAGGTCTACAACATCGACTACAACCGCTGCATCTTCTGCGGCTACTGCGTCGAGGCCTGCCCCACCGATGCGATCACCCACGGCCACGGCTTCGAACTCGCCAGCTTGAACGCCACGTCGCTCGTCATGCGCAAGGAAGACCTGCTCATACAGACTCCAGTGCTCCCGGATGCCGTGCGTTCCGATAAAGATACGGCGGAGATTCTCGCTTAG
- a CDS encoding VTT domain-containing protein, with product MPIALVFFIHYAYLLIFLWVLVEQIGIPIPSIPVLLTAGTLSATHRVNHFYVVLAVLSACLVADTIWFSLGRRYGNSVLKLLCRLSFEASTCVSKTEGYFTRRGPVTLLFAKFVPGLSTVAAPIAGQTGMPYSKFLMWDLGGSLIWGETFILAGRFFGDLAKKSAPFFHWLGHFAFLIFVLMVLGFLAYRVLKQRKFLQQVRELRLEPTELKAMLDAAEEGGQTPPFIVDLRHPLDYLPDPRVLPGALRIGPNELKQHSEIIPRDRDVILYCTCPSEETSAKLALQLHKMGVYRVRPLRGGFDGWKEAGYPLVDYVTETPTSSIVQEILPSSSGSAVPLL from the coding sequence ATGCCAATCGCACTCGTATTTTTCATTCATTACGCGTATTTGCTCATCTTCCTCTGGGTGCTGGTGGAGCAGATCGGCATACCCATTCCCAGCATTCCGGTTCTGCTCACCGCGGGAACTCTGTCCGCAACTCATCGCGTGAATCATTTTTACGTTGTCCTGGCCGTACTCTCAGCCTGCCTGGTGGCGGACACGATCTGGTTTTCGCTAGGCCGACGCTACGGGAACAGCGTCCTCAAGCTTCTTTGCCGTCTCTCGTTCGAAGCCTCCACCTGCGTCAGCAAGACCGAGGGGTACTTTACCCGTCGCGGCCCGGTCACGTTGCTCTTCGCAAAGTTTGTCCCCGGCCTCAGTACAGTTGCTGCGCCCATCGCGGGGCAAACCGGGATGCCTTACTCGAAGTTCCTTATGTGGGATCTGGGCGGCTCATTGATCTGGGGTGAAACGTTCATCCTTGCCGGCCGCTTCTTCGGCGACCTGGCGAAGAAGAGTGCACCCTTCTTCCACTGGCTCGGACACTTCGCCTTCCTGATCTTCGTCCTGATGGTTCTTGGCTTCCTGGCCTATCGCGTCCTGAAGCAGCGCAAGTTCCTCCAGCAGGTACGCGAGCTTCGCCTTGAGCCCACCGAGCTGAAGGCCATGCTGGACGCCGCGGAAGAAGGCGGTCAGACGCCACCGTTTATCGTGGACCTGCGCCACCCGCTCGACTATCTGCCCGACCCCCGAGTGCTCCCCGGAGCTCTCCGCATCGGCCCTAACGAACTCAAGCAACACAGTGAGATCATCCCTCGCGACCGCGACGTCATCCTCTACTGCACCTGCCCCAGCGAAGAGACCAGCGCCAAGCTCGCTCTACAGCTGCACAAGATGGGCGTCTACCGAGTCCGTCCTTTGCGCGGCGGCTTCGACGGCTGGAAAGAGGCCGGTTATCCGCTCGTCGACTACGTGACGGAGACTCCGACCTCTTCCATCGTGCAGGAGATTCTTCCGTCGAGCTCCGGCTCCGCGGTGCCGTTACTCTAG
- a CDS encoding alpha/beta fold hydrolase, whose translation MTAANASPREVFPVHYKTVRIKEQDVFYREAGSQSAPVILLLHGFPTSSNMFRNLIPRLAPSFRVIAPDYPGFGMSSMPDHTSFAYTFENLTNIVEGFVTTLGLSKYSLYVMDYGAPIGYRLALRQPDRVQALIVQNGNAYDEGLLKFWDPIKAYWASPTQANREALYFLVEQKATQWQYENGVADKTLLDPTTWIVDQVGLDRAGNRDIQMDLFLSYGTNVPLYPDFQAFFRKYQPPTLIVWGKNDFIFPPEGAAPYSRDLKILETHLLDTGHFALETHGEEIGSRIEGFLTKQKL comes from the coding sequence ATGACTGCAGCCAACGCTTCCCCTCGCGAGGTATTTCCAGTTCACTACAAGACTGTTCGGATTAAAGAACAGGATGTGTTCTATCGAGAGGCAGGATCGCAATCCGCTCCTGTGATCCTGCTGTTGCACGGATTTCCAACTTCATCGAATATGTTTCGCAACCTGATTCCGCGGCTTGCGCCGTCGTTTCGCGTGATCGCTCCTGACTATCCTGGCTTCGGTATGAGCAGTATGCCCGATCACACGAGCTTCGCTTACACCTTTGAAAATTTGACGAACATTGTGGAGGGATTTGTTACGACGCTTGGTCTCAGCAAGTACTCCCTGTATGTGATGGACTATGGCGCGCCGATTGGTTATCGCCTTGCGCTGCGGCAGCCCGACCGGGTGCAGGCGCTGATCGTACAGAATGGCAATGCGTACGACGAGGGTCTGCTTAAATTCTGGGATCCGATCAAGGCGTACTGGGCTTCTCCCACGCAGGCAAACCGGGAGGCGCTTTATTTTCTGGTCGAGCAGAAGGCGACGCAGTGGCAGTACGAAAATGGCGTGGCTGATAAGACGCTGCTGGACCCGACGACGTGGATCGTGGATCAGGTCGGGCTGGATCGCGCTGGGAATCGAGACATCCAGATGGACCTGTTTCTCTCCTATGGAACGAATGTGCCGCTATACCCGGACTTTCAGGCCTTCTTCCGGAAGTATCAACCGCCAACGCTCATCGTCTGGGGCAAGAACGATTTCATCTTTCCGCCGGAGGGTGCGGCTCCGTACAGTCGCGATCTGAAGATACTGGAGACACACTTGTTGGACACGGGCCACTTCGCGTTGGAGACGCATGGGGAAGAGATTGGGAGCCGGATCGAAGGGTTTCTCACAAAACAGAAACTCTAG
- the thrC gene encoding threonine synthase has protein sequence MNYSCSRYELKCNECGKRFGNQPLSACPDCLAPLEIAYDLEAARGIFTRENIVAGPANIWRYAALLPIPEGFQPDLPVGFTPLVRAKNLGKRIGATNLYIKNDAVCFPTLSFKDRVVSVALANAQKFGFDVVGCSSTGNLANSVAAQAARLGLKATILVPADLEPAKILNTQVYGARLIRIDGNYDHVNRLCTQIADEYAWGLVNVNLRPYYAEGSKTVGYEIAEQLGWRLPDNVVVPMAGGSLIRKIRKAFNELIYLGLVEDKPVRFFGAQATGCSPISVAVKSGADYIEPQRPNTIARSLAIGNPADGPAAAKMIRSSGGWAEDVSDVEIVSGIQELAETEGIFTETAGGVTTAVTARLYADGRISPDEITVTCITGNGLKTTDALTGHYQQERAVRPRLADFDAYIRELDGITEPELAIAGVN, from the coding sequence ATGAACTACTCCTGTAGCCGGTACGAGCTGAAGTGCAACGAGTGCGGCAAGCGATTTGGCAACCAACCGCTCTCCGCATGCCCCGACTGCCTCGCCCCCCTCGAGATCGCCTATGACCTCGAAGCCGCCCGCGGCATCTTCACCCGGGAAAACATCGTAGCCGGCCCGGCCAACATCTGGCGTTACGCCGCTCTCCTCCCCATCCCCGAAGGCTTCCAGCCCGACCTCCCCGTAGGCTTCACCCCGCTCGTCCGCGCAAAAAACCTCGGCAAGCGCATCGGTGCCACCAACCTCTACATCAAGAATGACGCCGTCTGCTTCCCAACCCTCAGCTTCAAAGATCGAGTCGTCTCCGTCGCCCTCGCCAACGCACAGAAGTTCGGCTTCGACGTTGTCGGTTGCTCCTCCACCGGCAACCTCGCCAACTCTGTCGCCGCCCAGGCCGCCCGCCTCGGCCTCAAGGCCACCATCCTCGTCCCAGCCGACCTCGAGCCCGCCAAGATCCTCAACACTCAGGTCTACGGCGCCCGCCTCATCCGCATCGATGGCAACTACGACCACGTCAACCGCCTCTGCACCCAGATCGCCGACGAATATGCCTGGGGCCTCGTCAACGTAAACCTCCGCCCCTACTACGCCGAAGGCTCCAAGACCGTCGGCTACGAGATCGCCGAGCAACTCGGCTGGCGTCTTCCCGACAACGTCGTCGTCCCCATGGCTGGCGGCTCGCTCATCCGCAAAATTCGCAAAGCCTTCAACGAGCTCATTTACCTCGGCCTCGTCGAAGACAAGCCAGTTCGCTTCTTCGGTGCCCAGGCCACCGGCTGCTCGCCCATCTCAGTCGCCGTCAAATCGGGCGCCGACTACATCGAACCACAGCGGCCCAACACCATCGCCCGCTCCCTCGCCATCGGCAATCCAGCCGACGGCCCCGCCGCCGCAAAGATGATCCGCAGCAGCGGCGGCTGGGCAGAAGACGTATCCGACGTCGAGATCGTCTCCGGCATACAGGAGCTCGCCGAGACCGAAGGCATCTTCACTGAGACCGCAGGCGGCGTCACGACCGCAGTCACAGCACGCCTCTACGCTGACGGCCGCATATCGCCAGACGAAATCACCGTGACGTGCATCACCGGCAACGGCCTCAAGACAACCGACGCACTTACCGGTCACTACCAGCAGGAACGCGCCGTCCGCCCGCGGCTCGCAGACTTCGACGCCTACATCCGCGAACTCGACGGAATCACAGAGCCCGAACTGGCCATAGCAGGAGTAAATTAA
- a CDS encoding HlyD family secretion protein: MPDQSENEQTAQISGTVQIKQNSGNKQDTSDSHKSDEEDVPEKKSGRKFIIIAVIILLVIGAGIFYWRSTFSEDTDDAQVDGDLYQVSSRVTGQVVKVYVEDNQEVKIGDPIAEIDPRDYQVALEQAEADLASKQAAAIQATVNVPITSVNVNTTVSTTGSDVQGTVATVEQARKQEQAAEARVAQAKANAVKSRLDVERYTPLVEKDVISKQQFDAAVAADAGNQAAVLEAEATVIAQQAAVTQALQKLAQSRFQSAQSIKTGPDQVRVQQAKANSAMADVKQAQAKVDQARLNLSYTHITAPVTGIVNKKNVQVGVNLSIGQDVLTIIPLTNLWVTANFKETQLSKMKPGQPVTLKVDALGGRKFHGKVTQIGGATGSKLSLFPPENATGNYVKVVQRIPVRIDFTNIQQENGDYALRPGMSVTPDVEVK, from the coding sequence TTGCCAGACCAATCAGAAAACGAGCAGACCGCACAAATTAGCGGCACGGTGCAGATTAAGCAGAACAGTGGCAATAAGCAGGACACATCCGATTCTCATAAGTCCGATGAAGAGGATGTCCCGGAGAAGAAGTCTGGCCGCAAGTTCATCATCATCGCGGTCATTATCCTTCTTGTCATCGGGGCAGGCATCTTCTACTGGCGCTCCACCTTCTCGGAGGACACCGATGACGCGCAGGTGGACGGCGATCTGTATCAGGTAAGCTCGCGTGTCACCGGCCAGGTCGTAAAGGTGTATGTCGAAGACAACCAAGAGGTAAAGATCGGCGACCCGATCGCCGAGATCGATCCTCGCGACTACCAGGTGGCGCTCGAGCAGGCAGAGGCGGACCTCGCCAGCAAGCAGGCCGCTGCCATTCAGGCGACCGTCAATGTGCCGATCACCAGCGTTAACGTAAACACCACCGTCAGCACCACAGGTTCGGACGTGCAGGGCACTGTTGCCACGGTCGAGCAGGCTCGCAAACAGGAGCAGGCCGCTGAGGCTCGGGTCGCACAAGCCAAGGCGAACGCGGTCAAATCGCGTCTCGACGTCGAGCGGTACACACCGCTTGTTGAAAAGGATGTGATTTCGAAGCAACAGTTTGATGCTGCAGTCGCGGCAGATGCCGGTAATCAGGCAGCGGTGTTAGAGGCAGAGGCGACGGTCATCGCGCAGCAGGCCGCCGTAACGCAGGCTCTGCAGAAGCTGGCCCAGTCGCGCTTTCAGTCGGCCCAGTCCATCAAGACCGGCCCCGATCAGGTCCGTGTTCAGCAGGCCAAGGCGAACTCCGCGATGGCCGACGTCAAGCAGGCACAGGCCAAGGTCGACCAGGCACGGCTTAATCTCAGCTATACCCATATCACCGCACCCGTTACCGGCATCGTCAATAAAAAGAATGTGCAGGTCGGTGTGAACCTGAGTATCGGGCAGGATGTTCTGACGATCATCCCGCTGACAAATCTTTGGGTCACGGCAAACTTCAAGGAGACACAGCTTTCGAAGATGAAACCCGGACAACCGGTCACCTTGAAGGTCGATGCTCTTGGCGGTCGGAAGTTCCACGGAAAGGTCACCCAAATAGGCGGGGCTACCGGCTCCAAGCTTTCGCTCTTTCCGCCGGAGAACGCTACCGGCAACTACGTCAAGGTGGTTCAACGTATTCCTGTTCGTATCGATTTCACGAATATTCAGCAGGAAAACGGTGACTACGCCCTGCGTCCCGGAATGTCGGTGACTCCAGATGTTGAGGTCAAATAA
- a CDS encoding MoaD/ThiS family protein: MSIKVTLPTAFIRHTDGRKQFSSTAQNLPGLIADIDTTFPALSTQIKDEEGKLRRFINIYVNEEDIRFLGGETYAFQDGDEVMLIPSIAGGSF, translated from the coding sequence ATGTCGATCAAGGTTACACTTCCCACTGCCTTCATCCGCCATACCGATGGCCGCAAGCAATTCAGCTCCACCGCGCAGAATCTTCCCGGTCTCATCGCCGACATCGATACGACCTTCCCCGCACTCTCAACGCAGATCAAAGATGAAGAGGGCAAACTTCGCCGCTTCATCAACATCTACGTCAACGAGGAAGACATCCGCTTCCTCGGCGGCGAAACCTACGCCTTCCAGGATGGCGACGAAGTCATGCTCATCCCCTCCATCGCGGGCGGCAGCTTCTAG
- a CDS encoding Dps family protein: MMAVAIKKVSSTANVAPHWHAHAKEIQKYGSVVEDLPHPLSVKVRAEMVALLNQLLADSITLRDMYKKHHWQVSGPTFYQLHLLFDKHFDEQVEMVDTIAERIQLLGGVTIAMGGDVAEVTRIQRPPRGREEVPVQISRLLEAHKLIIQSCLDIAEKADDAGDQGTNDLAVSDILRPNELQSWFIGQHLVEMPLILEK; this comes from the coding sequence ATGATGGCTGTTGCAATCAAGAAAGTTAGCTCAACCGCAAATGTAGCTCCGCACTGGCATGCGCATGCGAAAGAGATCCAGAAATACGGCTCGGTCGTCGAGGATCTGCCGCACCCTTTGAGCGTCAAAGTGCGGGCCGAGATGGTTGCTCTGCTGAACCAGCTTCTGGCTGACTCAATTACGCTGCGGGATATGTACAAGAAGCACCACTGGCAGGTCTCAGGTCCGACCTTCTATCAGCTTCACCTGCTCTTTGACAAGCACTTCGACGAGCAGGTTGAGATGGTGGACACGATTGCGGAACGTATCCAGCTCCTCGGCGGCGTCACCATCGCCATGGGCGGCGATGTCGCTGAAGTGACACGAATTCAGCGCCCGCCTCGCGGCAGGGAAGAGGTGCCAGTTCAGATCTCCCGCCTGCTAGAGGCTCATAAGCTGATCATCCAAAGCTGTCTCGACATCGCCGAAAAGGCGGACGATGCTGGCGATCAGGGAACCAACGACCTGGCGGTCAGCGACATTCTGCGTCCCAACGAACTCCAGTCCTGGTTCATTGGCCAACACCTGGTGGAGATGCCGCTGATCCTCGAGAAATAG
- a CDS encoding molybdopterin-dependent oxidoreductase encodes MTEHVHAPAPTSTSLTVTVDGKAATLSVADLLAMPQKTVTVYNEHMKANETYTGVLLGDLLAKYGLPVDKTTHRKMLRSYIVAEGTDKYWVLYSVTEIEGSEHNGDVIVATSMGGKPLGEDGQFKLVDSEDKKPQRWVRNLSAITVKSAE; translated from the coding sequence ATGACTGAGCATGTTCATGCACCTGCTCCTACTTCGACCAGCCTTACGGTGACGGTGGATGGTAAGGCGGCGACGTTGTCGGTTGCGGACCTGTTGGCGATGCCACAGAAGACAGTTACCGTCTACAACGAGCATATGAAGGCCAATGAGACTTATACCGGCGTGCTGCTGGGCGACCTGCTGGCGAAGTATGGCTTGCCGGTGGATAAGACGACTCATCGAAAGATGCTGCGGAGTTACATCGTTGCCGAAGGAACGGACAAGTACTGGGTGCTTTATTCGGTTACTGAGATTGAAGGCTCCGAACATAACGGCGACGTTATTGTTGCGACCAGCATGGGCGGTAAGCCCCTCGGCGAGGATGGGCAGTTCAAGCTGGTAGACAGCGAAGACAAGAAGCCTCAGCGGTGGGTGCGGAATCTCAGTGCGATTACGGTGAAGAGCGCGGAGTAA
- a CDS encoding response regulator — protein METPNGSKRSILHICTRETIRPLRDQVLRLHGFDVDSTLNHTEGLSMFWARQYDLVLIDVEGETGIPHAEKMCSAIKTAQHQQLVAFVCNWRVAILTDCPDEILRTEFDPAAFAQGVQDIITPTA, from the coding sequence ATGGAAACCCCTAACGGTAGCAAGCGCTCTATCTTGCACATCTGCACCCGCGAAACAATACGCCCCCTCCGAGACCAGGTCCTACGCCTGCACGGATTCGACGTGGACTCCACCCTCAACCACACCGAAGGCCTGTCCATGTTTTGGGCACGCCAATACGACCTTGTTCTAATCGACGTCGAAGGGGAAACCGGCATCCCGCATGCTGAAAAGATGTGTTCGGCCATCAAAACGGCCCAGCATCAGCAACTGGTCGCCTTCGTCTGCAACTGGCGCGTCGCTATCCTCACCGATTGCCCGGACGAGATCCTCCGCACAGAGTTCGACCCCGCAGCCTTTGCACAGGGCGTCCAGGACATCATCACACCGACCGCGTGA
- a CDS encoding UbiD family decarboxylase, which translates to MAYNDLRDWIKQLEKAGELKRITAEVSPDLEMAEIADRTAKLGRGTPNAGGPALLFENVKGHPGARVLMNQFGSERRMRLALETESLDAIADRIRTLIKPQTPTSFMDKLKMLPMLTEVSNFFPKVVAAKDAPCKQVIHRGEEVNLLDLPILKTWPQDGGPFITLPCVITRDPKSGKRNVGMYRMQVYDGKTTGMHWQRQKVAAEHMRERLREASPDSAARVDLMAITSGGTAAASSLETLNTTTVTRIREDRMEVAVAIGTDPATTFSAIVPAPPDVEEYLISGFLRQKPVELVKAETVDLEVPANAEYILEGYVQLGELRTEGPFGDHTGFYTMQDDYPVFHITCITHRKDPIYAATIVGKPPMEDAWMGKAVERIFLPLMQLTLPEIVDVNLPAEGVFHNLMIVSIKKSYAGHARKIMNGIWAMGQAMFTKCIIVVDEDCDVQDLAEVTLRSANNIDPERDIQFTLGPVDSLDHASRLPNYGSKMGIDATRKWEAEGFTRPWPPMLTMDAAVKTKVDAMWKKLGIE; encoded by the coding sequence TTGGCCTACAACGATCTACGCGACTGGATTAAGCAGCTCGAAAAAGCTGGAGAACTGAAGCGCATCACAGCCGAGGTATCACCCGACCTGGAGATGGCTGAGATAGCCGATCGAACCGCCAAGCTTGGCCGTGGCACACCAAACGCTGGCGGCCCGGCGCTTCTCTTCGAGAATGTGAAAGGGCATCCCGGCGCACGCGTTCTAATGAATCAGTTCGGCAGCGAGCGTCGCATGAGGCTCGCCCTCGAGACCGAATCGCTCGACGCCATCGCTGATCGCATCCGCACCTTGATCAAGCCCCAGACGCCAACAAGTTTTATGGACAAGCTGAAGATGCTGCCGATGCTGACCGAGGTCAGCAACTTCTTCCCGAAGGTCGTCGCGGCAAAAGATGCGCCATGCAAACAGGTCATCCATCGTGGCGAAGAGGTCAATCTCCTCGACCTCCCAATCCTCAAGACGTGGCCACAGGACGGCGGTCCATTCATCACCCTCCCATGTGTCATCACGCGCGACCCGAAGTCCGGCAAGCGCAACGTCGGCATGTACCGCATGCAGGTCTACGACGGCAAGACCACCGGCATGCACTGGCAGCGTCAGAAGGTCGCCGCGGAACACATGCGCGAGCGCCTCCGCGAAGCATCGCCTGACTCCGCAGCACGTGTTGACCTGATGGCGATCACCTCAGGCGGAACGGCCGCCGCGTCTTCTCTCGAAACACTCAACACCACCACCGTCACCAGAATTCGTGAAGACCGCATGGAGGTCGCAGTAGCCATCGGTACCGATCCCGCGACCACCTTCAGCGCTATCGTCCCCGCGCCGCCAGACGTCGAGGAGTACCTCATCTCCGGCTTCCTCCGCCAGAAGCCCGTCGAACTCGTCAAAGCTGAGACTGTCGACCTCGAAGTCCCCGCCAACGCCGAGTACATCCTTGAAGGCTACGTTCAACTCGGCGAGCTTCGCACCGAGGGCCCCTTTGGCGATCACACCGGCTTCTACACCATGCAGGACGACTATCCGGTCTTCCACATCACCTGCATCACACACCGCAAAGATCCCATCTACGCCGCAACCATCGTTGGCAAGCCACCAATGGAGGACGCCTGGATGGGTAAGGCCGTCGAGCGCATCTTCCTGCCGCTCATGCAGCTCACCCTGCCCGAGATCGTCGACGTCAACCTCCCCGCCGAGGGCGTCTTTCACAATCTCATGATTGTCTCGATCAAGAAAAGCTACGCCGGCCACGCAAGAAAGATTATGAACGGCATTTGGGCGATGGGACAGGCGATGTTCACCAAGTGCATCATCGTCGTTGACGAAGATTGCGACGTTCAGGACCTCGCAGAAGTCACGCTGCGCAGCGCAAACAACATCGACCCTGAGCGGGACATCCAGTTCACGCTGGGCCCGGTGGACTCACTCGACCACGCCAGCCGTCTCCCTAACTACGGAAGCAAGATGGGCATCGACGCGACACGCAAATGGGAGGCTGAAGGCTTCACCCGCCCCTGGCCGCCGATGCTGACGATGGACGCCGCCGTCAAGACAAAAGTCGATGCAATGTGGAAGAAGCTGGGTATCGAATAA
- a CDS encoding TolC family protein, whose translation MIKSEIAHRAWAMLRPVALCLLMGSFPVLGHAQGAPAAQTPASGYSTSTSSSAVAGAQNELYNASGQNGAQPTQDSFRGSIVTGKATDGVLDLSLDDAIQRGLRQNLGLILQTSSQKSANGQRLEELQELLPTVRASGSIEVQQVNLASYGISFPGVPAVIGPFQVVDFRAFLTQNLVNVSALKNYLAAKHNFQGARFTAEDARDLVALTVGNAYLLCIADAARIEAVTAELATSKVSLDQAVAAHDAGTSPKLDVLRAQVDYQNEEQTLISAKNSLEKDKLALARTIGLPLEQAFRLTDLVPFQALDHVDPETAFQQALKTRKDLKAYSEQVQSAAASKTAAWAYQLPVASFSGDYGDIGTTPGHSHGTFTATGEVSAPVLQIAKTRGQEQVAEAQYEQARAKLSDQVQQVNQDVRDSLLDIQSAAKLVESTHSNVELANEALSEAQQRFHAGVSDNLPVSQAQSQTEQANDQYISALYQHNVAKLSLARALGVAQSNYKDYLGGK comes from the coding sequence ATGATTAAAAGCGAAATAGCGCACCGCGCCTGGGCGATGCTCCGGCCTGTTGCACTTTGCCTGCTCATGGGCTCTTTTCCGGTACTGGGACATGCACAGGGCGCACCGGCGGCGCAGACTCCTGCCAGCGGTTACAGCACCTCAACGAGCAGTTCAGCGGTCGCCGGTGCCCAGAACGAGCTCTACAACGCCTCCGGCCAGAACGGTGCCCAGCCGACGCAAGATTCATTTCGCGGCAGCATAGTTACCGGCAAAGCCACCGACGGTGTGCTCGACCTATCGCTTGACGATGCAATCCAGCGAGGTCTACGCCAGAATCTTGGCCTGATTCTGCAAACTTCATCGCAGAAGAGCGCCAACGGCCAGCGGCTCGAGGAGTTGCAAGAGCTCCTTCCCACCGTCAGGGCCTCGGGCAGCATCGAGGTACAGCAGGTCAACCTTGCCTCGTACGGCATATCGTTTCCAGGAGTCCCAGCCGTCATCGGTCCCTTCCAGGTGGTCGACTTTCGTGCTTTTCTGACCCAGAATCTGGTCAACGTCTCGGCGCTGAAGAACTATCTTGCTGCAAAGCACAACTTCCAGGGGGCCAGGTTCACCGCAGAGGATGCGCGGGACCTGGTTGCCCTGACCGTCGGAAACGCCTACCTGCTGTGCATCGCGGATGCGGCCCGAATTGAGGCCGTTACGGCTGAGCTTGCCACCTCAAAGGTATCGCTGGATCAGGCCGTTGCGGCGCACGACGCCGGAACCAGCCCCAAGCTCGACGTGTTGCGTGCCCAGGTGGACTACCAGAACGAGGAGCAAACTCTCATTTCGGCGAAAAATAGCCTCGAAAAAGACAAGCTGGCGTTGGCACGCACCATTGGTCTGCCTCTCGAGCAGGCGTTCCGGCTGACCGATCTCGTCCCCTTCCAGGCGCTCGATCATGTCGATCCCGAGACGGCGTTCCAGCAGGCATTGAAGACACGCAAAGACCTGAAGGCATACTCCGAACAGGTCCAGTCTGCGGCAGCTTCGAAGACAGCAGCATGGGCCTACCAGCTTCCCGTTGCCAGCTTCTCCGGTGACTACGGCGATATCGGTACCACTCCCGGGCACTCCCACGGAACTTTCACGGCGACCGGCGAGGTAAGCGCGCCAGTCCTGCAGATTGCCAAGACCAGAGGGCAGGAACAGGTTGCCGAGGCTCAATATGAGCAAGCCCGGGCGAAGCTCTCCGATCAGGTCCAGCAGGTCAATCAGGACGTACGTGACAGCCTGCTCGATATCCAGTCCGCAGCCAAGCTGGTTGAGTCGACCCACTCCAACGTCGAACTGGCGAACGAGGCACTTAGCGAAGCTCAGCAGCGCTTTCATGCTGGAGTATCGGACAATCTTCCTGTTTCGCAAGCGCAGTCTCAAACCGAACAGGCGAACGATCAGTACATCAGCGCACTCTACCAGCACAACGTCGCCAAGCTCTCGTTGGCCCGTGCCCTGGGTGTCGCACAGTCAAATTACAAAGATTATCTTGGAGGAAAGTAA